The Paramisgurnus dabryanus chromosome 17, PD_genome_1.1, whole genome shotgun sequence genome includes the window GACTTGAAGGCTGTATTTGTAGACAAGAATGGAAATGAGGACCAATATGAAGTTCAGTTACAGAATTACTTCAAAGGACATGTAGTAGGTAAGATATAAAACAATTATATTGGATATTTGTATGAGGCTGCTGGGTTAGATCTACATATTTTTGTCATGTGATTGTATGATATCCCATCAGGAGAGGAGCACTCGCGTGTGCAGGCACACATTGATGGAGATGAGTTTTCAGCCCATATTCTCACCAATGAGGCAGAGTATAATGTAGAGGTGAGTTGCTAACACATTTATATGTGATCTTTTTAATCTCCCCAGCCTTAAAGGACAAGCTTTTCATATCCCATTTGAATGTAGTGAGACTATATCATACTGTACTAACAAAACAAAAGCCAACCGTTGATTTATTTTACTTACCAATGGCAGAAAAGtagaaaaaacattatttcataAAAATTCAATACACAAAGTAATGAATCATCTTCTTGGGGACATATGTAAAAGTccaatgttttgttttcatcTTAACAGTGTTCCTTTTCTCCTGTCTTGTTTCTGTTAGCCTTTGTGGCGATTCACAGAGACACCCGCTGATGGACGTTTGCTGGTGTACCGCTCAGAGGATATAAAGAACATCAGTCGACTGTCATCATCTAAAGTGTGTGGATATGTGAACACTAATGCCGAGGACATGTTGCCACTGGAGGCCAGAGGAGTTGGACATGATGAGGATGAGGAGGGTGTgtattagggatgcttaacgattaatcgcgattaatcattagcagaataaaagtttttgtttacatcatatgtgtgtgtgaactgtgtataataactttgtataaataaatgtacacacatgcatgtatatgttttagaaatgtttacatgtgtatatacatttgtatatttatgtataatttatattatatataaatataaatacttaatatatacatttttttttctaaaaattatacatgaatgtgttcatatttatatatatacttatttattatacacagtttacacacatatgtgatgtaaacaaaaacttttattctgctaacgattaatcgcaattaattgtttagcatccctagtgtGTATGTTTATGTGCATGACACAGTCCTGGAAATTGAGCctttaatatcttaaaaataGTGTATCTCATCTGGTAGAGCATTGTATAAGCAATGcgaaggtcatgggtttgagtCACAGGGGGAACATACATGTGATAACGTGTGTAGTTTACATGTGCTTCAAGTCGCTTGGATTAAAGTGTATGTCAAATGAGTAAATGCAATGGAAATGCAAAAAGAACATGACATTTATAGTctttaccaaaaaaaaaaaactattgaaTCACATTCATTCATTTGTGAAAAATTACACTTTTATGCTATGGAAGTGGGGAAAATATGATTTGCCAGTAATATTAAgtcaaatacttaaaaaaatacttacaGAATACTTAACATTTCGATCGTATTgattaggggtgtcacgattctccaaatcctcaattcgattacattttcgattctaggGTCATGATTCGATTctcaatttttacattttttttgaaagacaaaaaatgatatgccattattttttattattattattattattatagtttcaaattaacatgcacattgcatgctttttcttgcatgggggtttgtgggcttcactttacgcgagagagcttgtagagagaggattccttcttgcatgcacatggacttaatgcacgCGTTTTGGactcctagcatctgaaataaaaccagtgcgtaataagcagctgcgcttctctctgtctcacgtgcacggcacacgctctcgcatctgtccgaagtctaaacatagactaaagtagtaatctttacatatttgttcagttttatgagtttcatgcgagctgaggcaaactatcccttttttttataaatataaccCGCTACATTTGGCGGCTCTCtcgcgcacgtgcagagagcttgGCTCTGcccaaagtcagatcactaggtagtaatcctgtttatgatatgcatttcaaggagttgtagcaatacatccaacgtttttaaaatatgaatcacgttccgctggaccgatgtttttaaaggcacttttgagaggtttattttcccctgcttggcaagccgacgggacgtgacatgggggcgtggcagaaTCAAcgatttcattttttaattcaaagttcgaggttgtgacttaatttcgatcggtTTCTATTTAAAATCTAAATTGTGACACCCTTAGTATTGATAGGGTTGGTGACGTGGTGTAGTACGATCTGTGATCTGATCATCAGGAGAAAATTATGCAAGTGAATCAAAGTATTTTTTCACTTggatgcaaaaataccttgtgcacatgcgcagaagAATTGTGCTTAAGTTCACGTAcgtattatatttatttaccgCTTATTAACGTGTAACAAGATTCTcatcacagaaacatgcaataaGAAACGCATAATcattaaagtcgcaatgaaattaaaatgaaaatctgtcatttgtTTTAGAATACAAATGACTTCTTCCTGatccatttttcaaactttaacAGTAgctagagcataaataatacctgtaaaatcataaagctcaaagttcactgccaggcgatatattttgtttaccagaattcccctttcaaagcctacatcgaacggccggtttggactacaacttcctgtttgaatgttgtcaatataagagtttttgactaaactctgcccacaggaatatgtcagtcgccagctaagctcaaatggctctgctaagctaagctgctgttgaatcacaacacactaaacaaactactcaatcagaactcattacgtatttctgaaggaggaaGAACAAGAACAAAGATGACATCAGTCtttttttaggacagtgaaagctCCGGTGTAGAgctaagtaaattgtgtgagaAATTCCTCGTTTTTTatacgtgaaacatgaacacatgttatttTCCACACTgttaacacaatcaaagctataaaaacacagaaagaatgggacctttaatcaaaaatgcctCCAATCCTCGATATGATCTCtcttccggtcatatggtatggcaggtgggcgtgGTCCAGGAAAAGATTAGGAAAAGTTaagattgtcttattttccccatCGTAGCGTATATCCAAGTGAAATGGCTTCTGAAATGATAAAGGTAGGGCTGGACTTAAATTTGTCCACACAAGATTTAATCAAATCCAATGGATGAAATCAGGTTCTGTACCCCAGTAGAAAAAATCCTACGTTATTATTTACTGAATGTTTTGTTTTACTCCTACATGTCACAGTATAATGATATTCAGTTACAGAAAATATGTTGCAAGTGTTATGTTGTGGTATCAAACTCTTTTGTTTCACCCGAACAGACAGTAGATAACTTTTATCACATGCTCATGACGAGAGAATAATCATTAATGCATCAGTGTGTAGGAGTTTAACTGACAAAGGCTATCCATTCAAGTGTGTTGTCGCCCAGCTATGACCTCCTGCCCTAAATAAGAATTGATACTTGTCTAGAAACAAACTACAGCTAGTAACCATGGTTAGTAATTAAGTTGACTAATAACACATTTCTTTATCCTCTTATTTAAATAGCAAAGACATACAATCTTCTATTGTATTGTAGGCAACTTCATGGCTCTATTGAAGGATGTAGAAGCTATGGATTTTTTACGTGTATGGACCAGAgaatttgttttgtttcatagcttgtcaattaattttttttatctccTGGTTTTGCGTTCAGAGCCACATGAGAGAGAGAAGAGATCTTCATCTAACCACGGCAAGAAAAACACCTGCACTTTGCTGTTAGTGGCGGACTATCGTTTCTTTAAGCACATGGGCCGTGGAGAGGAGAGCACTACAATAAACTACCTGGTGAGCACGGCAACATTCAGGAACACATGATGACGTGCACAGTGTATTCAATTTTGTCTGCGTTTTGTTTATTTCAGATTGAGCTGATAGACAGAGTGGATGATATTTACAGAAACACTTCCTGGGATGATGAGTTTATAGGCTACGGTGTGCAGATTCACCAGGTGAACCCTTCAATAATGGCTTTCATTGCAAATATGCAAACATTTTCGATATGTACTCAAAATCTTGGTCAGGTCACAGATCTTTTCAAACTGCGTGACTATCTGGGGTAGCGTTCAGTCGCTGCTGTTTCATGCCAAAATATCTCATGGGTGTCGCGACTCGTCTGCAATTCTCTCAGATCACATCTTTGATAATTCACACTGTGTTATTGTCACTCGCGTGCACAAGCATCAATTTGATTCGTGATTTATGGCATTTGTCTGCGATTTCTCAAACCTGCCGGtgagtcaaaatcagggctaaaatcgtgcagtctAAACTCTGCATTAGTTGTCATTCTTTATTTGTGGCAGCCCATGGTGGTATGCACAGCATTTTGACCAGACACATGAAGTATAGGCTTTGCACAAGGCTCCGAATCCTAAAATGACCGACCTGACCGCATGTTAGTTTACCTATCCCCCTTTGCGGATGTGCCGCAACAAATAAACTGTATGTTTGTGGCAAACACTGGTTTGGTATGTTAAAGTCAACTCGCATGCAAAGAGCTTAAAGacgggtgcatgatttttgaaaaacactttggaaaagtgAGTTGGGTCGACtgccaaaacacacttgtagccagtcagcagtaaggggcgtgtctactaaccgacatcgttgcctgggttgtgtatgtgtatatcaAAAGAagatccagattctattggggtaggggcttGTTTccttaggtgatttcaaatgtcaacattggctttcagagatcatgcaccctgcctatAATGTTAGTTTAATCAGGCGACAAAAGTTTCCTGGCTTGTCACAaacccaatttttttttataactttccCAAAGTGAAAGAATAACCTGATTTCCATCTGGAGAGATtccaccatttttttttaccatatttttgtgttgtatttttattttagtcgCTTGTCAGAATATAATTGCTTAATTCTACTTTTAGAAGTGAgcgttattttttattaaaaaaaaattataaatatgaaaTTCTTCCCCCACAGATTCTAATAAACAAGGAGCCCACAACCGTGGTACCAGGAGGGATTCACTACAACATGAAGGGCAGCCCATTAGGAAGAAAGGATGGTGTGTGGGATGTGAAGAAACTTTTAGAAGTAAGTGCCAGACATTTTTTACCATCCAATCCCTTGCGGATCAATCATTTCTTCTGTTGAAAATCAGTTTCACTCGTGTCACATTATGGAAGTAGTTTTTTGAAAATGCTGTTTCACGATGACTTTTAAAGTGCCAGTATGTACAGTACTCTCACTTTGTCATCTCTCTATCCTGTGGCATCTCTGTTCCCTATAGCAATTCAGTTATGACATCGCAGACAATGCCTCTGCCGTCTGCCTCGCTCATCTTTTCACATATCAGGACTTTGATGATGGCACTCTGGGTCTTGCGTATGTGGCTCCTTCCAAACCAAATGGATTAGGTGGACTCTGCCCTAAACGTAAGGCTGTGATCAACTTGAAATCGACAGAAtactctctcttttttttttaaacagagctTGACCTTGCATATCAATTTCATCCTACAGCCTATAAGCCATCACACTCCCATAAAGGGAAGGATTATTACCTGAACACTGGCCTAACTAGCACTATGAATTATGGGAAAACTATTCTGACCAAGGTTTTTACAAACAGCACTTCACCTGTTTCTGTATACCAGAGCTTGAAATATATGCTAGATGTTAATTATTAACTGGCGAGACAGTGATGTATTGTTTCTGATCTCCAGGAAGCAGATCTTGTGACCACCCATGAGCTTGGTCACAACTTCGGAGCAGAACATGATCCAGACAACATACTTGATTGTGCTCCAAGCGATGACAAGGGTGGAAAGTATGTCATGTACCCCATTGCAGTCAGTGGAGATCATGACAACAACAAGGTATTGCCCATCATGGAATAACTTTATTTCCTTTATCATGCGGGAATTTTGATTGCCTTTTATTGGCCTGGTATGTTTTAAACAACACTCTATTTATTCAACTTCAGCATTTACCAGTCCCCACCCTTTGTACACCATGGTAATATCTCCAGGTTAGTGCTCAACGATACAGGTTTTTAATGCCAATATTGAGAAAGCAGTGGGGCTGATACGAGGTCGATATACCATACATACAGAAAATTGTTGAAACTAATAATAAACTAATAATGTTGTGCATCAGAAGTACTTCAGAAATATTCCTGAGATATTTGTACATATGAAAATAAGCTATGACACTTTTGTCAAAGTTTTTTCTTATGAAACAAAGAGCTAATGCGCTAAATGGCAAGTAAACCGAAAAATTGATGGTCGGATGCCGATAGCTAGAAAATTATGTTGACCGCAACTCAAATTGGCTTTTCAGGAGAGTTACACGATTTCTGTTCTAAATGAATTGATTGTTTTTGTTTAGCAGAAGGCAAATTGCACAAATAATCACTTAGGTTTACATTACATAAAGAGACCCAAGCTATCAAAGTATCAATGAGATTTACAGTGGGCAATTTTggggaagtaaaaaaatatatagtctgttttttaccTGACATTTACCTGATGGAAATTGTGTCACGCGCACTGTATGCAGACCCTCGTGTACGCATAAAAATGGACCATACTTCGTCCTTAATTAAACACCCAGAAGACTTAAGCAGCCACGATTTTccaaataggctttatgcccagctgcactacttcttgaacttcagccagctccttggcccggttgcataaagcaccttaagtgtaattttcccttaaGTTCACCCTTGTGTTTCCCTTAAACTTAAGGGTGTTGCAAAAAAACCCTTAATTTTTTCTGttctccatggcaacaatagtattttCATAACAACAAACCTGGGTCGCTGTCGTGAAACATTTAACGATTACCCTTACCTAAGAGAACTatttaaggtgctttatgcaaccgggcccttgtttcctgtctgccattattggacaaactgattaatccagctGTGCTTGACCttagtagtcacaaacaaactgattaatccaggtgtgcctgacctcagtagtcacaacaacaataatcagacacacctggattaatcagtttgtccaataatggcagacaggaaacaaggagctggctgaagttcaggaagttgtgcagctgggcataaagcctattgtcttgtgctctctgttttgaCTTATAGACCTTTTTCTTCTCACAGCGCTTCTCCAGCTGTAGCAAGTCATCAGTcattaaatctttaaaaatgaaGGCCCAGCTGTGCTTTAAGGAGAGGAACAGGAAGCTGTGTGGAAACTCCCGTGTGGAAGAAGATGAAGACTGTGATCCTGGACTCCTTCATCTCAGCAATGATCCCTGCTGTACATCTAATTGCAAATTCAAACCAATTGCCCAGTGCAGGTAAAAAAAAGTGTTCATACATTCCAACTAGAGTGTGAAACTCTGCatgtatttaatttgtgtcCTCACAGTGCACTAGTGCTTTATGAATGCCCAGTGATGATAACTGAAGAATAGTGATAGGTTGACCCCTTTTTTTACTTTGTGTAATTGCAAAAAACAAGTGGTTTAAAGGAATGCAAATTCATTATACCATATTATATTTAATACATTGTATGTAAGCCATTGCTCACCCTGCTGTTTAGATATGGATAATGCCAGCAGACATTTTATAGGTCATTTTGGTTGACAAATAACGATAAACCTGCCAACGCTGTTAGCCACGTGAACACTTTAATTTTCTAATGGCGATAATCTTAAAATCACTGAAAATCCACCTATCCACAGTCCACAGTTACTGTAGATCTCTAAATGTGAGTGTTTTGATATTGTTGTTTTTGTGGATCTCAGTGACAGGAACAGTCCCTGCTGCAAGGGCTGTCAGTTTGAAAATTCAGAGAAGATCTGTCAGGAAAACATCACTGCCACCTGCAAGGGCATATCAAAGTGCACAGGTGAGTCCACATATAGTGTAGGTGTAACTGGTATTTTGGGATCTCAGTCACTGTTGGTTAAACTTGGATATCTGTGTATCTTTAGGCTTCAGCAGTGAGTGCCCTTCCCCTGGAAATCTGGCTAATGAAACAGAGTGTGTGGATAAGGGCCGCTGTCGGAATGGTGAATGCAAGCCGTTCTGTGAGGCCGTGCATAACCTTGAGTCCTGTGCCTGCAATGGTAAACTTataaacaaatgtatttttttactttgatTTTCCAGGTATAACCCAAAGGGTTTAGGTAGGCTAACTAGAAGAAAGGACTATTTATTGTTTTCTGGTCTTTTTCTGGTTATAGGCACTATaaccagggcttgacattaaaacccgccaaatgcgggtagatTTCCGCTGTGGCGGGTAAGACAGCAAATCCCACTGGCCACTTTTGCAGgttgaataaaaaaatttttattgtagttttttttaaagtgatgcGAAATTATAAACAATGAGCAATGTGACACtgggaaactacaactcccatgagcactcCCTGCACCCAGCGCAACGTACAGtagggctgtttacacttggtattaagatgtgtttttatcgatcacaagtggacgagagaaaacattacgtttacacctggtatttaaatccgtctcttttgtccactttcgaccgcttttgtcctgaatactgtgagggggtggtctgttagacggtgggcgagtctctctgctgtcattcaaacccgagcgggagtaattttGAGTTTATATGgtcgcaaactaatattatgtcggagtccactgcttgtttagcaagtaaacatgctgcacagggttttgtatgtgtgtatgtaagagctttctctgaattttcagcgcaattgatgaaataggatcgcgcaactttcacacgctttcaaaacgaaactacggagatcagccgctttagagttatcaatgaaaggctaaaaatagcacggttcaccgtatgtttacgccagaagtaaaaaaaaaaaaacgtaaaacttgtgtttaatacctcagattagataaattgggcggagagaaggcggtcgcgtgtggctgttcgaacacattcaaccacatatgcgttccgcaactccaaagcgatccgatcgaaagtggtgtGACTActgactacctctggatgtggttgaaagtggtcaaaagtggacgagctcaaaacgttttgaacaccgtttacacctggcattaacgtcgtccacttgcgatccgatcgacgaaaacgcatgttaatgccaagtgtaaacagcctcaaagAGAGCTCGAGCGCTGATGGATTTGCGAATGCACGGGGCGCAGTCTGAGGACATACACGCACAGTTCGGGAAAGATAAAACAATTGCATGAAAGTGATTTTAAAGTGAGATTTAAAGTGTGTGCACACTCTGGGCAAGAGCGGAGAGAAATTTATAGCGCGCACCTGAATGCACACGTCCCAGTTTTGACTGTCAAAATAAGTCAAAAGATC containing:
- the adam17a gene encoding disintegrin and metalloproteinase domain-containing protein 17a isoform X2; the protein is MEFFIFYLFLFAPLSVRCAVTPVSVEEDLRSQEEAPEFDTLSSLLSDFEVLPASSLHLHSLKKRDVDPQSHVDRLVSFTALERHFKLYLTTNTELFTEDLKAVFVDKNGNEDQYEVQLQNYFKGHVVGEEHSRVQAHIDGDEFSAHILTNEAEYNVEPLWRFTETPADGRLLVYRSEDIKNISRLSSSKVCGYVNTNAEDMLPLEARGVGHDEDEEEPHEREKRSSSNHGKKNTCTLLLVADYRFFKHMGRGEESTTINYLIELIDRVDDIYRNTSWDDEFIGYGVQIHQILINKEPTTVVPGGIHYNMKGSPLGRKDGVWDVKKLLEQFSYDIADNASAVCLAHLFTYQDFDDGTLGLAYVAPSKPNGLGGLCPKPYKPSHSHKGKDYYLNTGLTSTMNYGKTILTKEADLVTTHELGHNFGAEHDPDNILDCAPSDDKGGKYVMYPIAVSGDHDNNKRFSSCSKSSVIKSLKMKAQLCFKERNRKLCGNSRVEEDEDCDPGLLHLSNDPCCTSNCKFKPIAQCSDRNSPCCKGCQFENSEKICQENITATCKGISKCTGFSSECPSPGNLANETECVDKGRCRNGECKPFCEAVHNLESCACNETENSCKVCCRNTYGLCTPFSMGEGKFLYLRKGKPCTVGFCDGAGKCMKQVQDVIERLWDFIDRLDINTFGKFLADNIVGSVVVFSLLFWIPLSILVHCVDKKLDQQYEKDSKSFLYPSQMVVEVCSRALNSEVRDAEWSGVNSHVHSETPSSGFITSTTYGPRRFTITGDVYRPKPNQPLRRTQSRSAANGHYRGATQRGLLTPGRGDAGGKLPSERHSCQVLRGPHRTGNANPRGQETAEEASAH
- the adam17a gene encoding disintegrin and metalloproteinase domain-containing protein 17a isoform X1; the encoded protein is MEFFIFYLFLFAPLSVRCAVTPVSVEEDLRSQEEAPEFDTLSSLLSDFEVLPASSLHLHSLKKRDVDPQSHVDRLVSFTALERHFKLYLTTNTELFTEDLKAVFVDKNGNEDQYEVQLQNYFKGHVVGEEHSRVQAHIDGDEFSAHILTNEAEYNVEPLWRFTETPADGRLLVYRSEDIKNISRLSSSKVCGYVNTNAEDMLPLEARGVGHDEDEEEPHEREKRSSSNHGKKNTCTLLLVADYRFFKHMGRGEESTTINYLIELIDRVDDIYRNTSWDDEFIGYGVQIHQILINKEPTTVVPGGIHYNMKGSPLGRKDGVWDVKKLLEQFSYDIADNASAVCLAHLFTYQDFDDGTLGLAYVAPSKPNGLGGLCPKPYKPSHSHKGKDYYLNTGLTSTMNYGKTILTKEADLVTTHELGHNFGAEHDPDNILDCAPSDDKGGKYVMYPIAVSGDHDNNKRFSSCSKSSVIKSLKMKAQLCFKERNRKLCGNSRVEEDEDCDPGLLHLSNDPCCTSNCKFKPIAQCSDRNSPCCKGCQFENSEKICQENITATCKGISKCTGFSSECPSPGNLANETECVDKGRCRNGECKPFCEAVHNLESCACNETENSCKVCCRNTYGLCTPFSMGEGKFLYLRKGKPCTVGFCDGAGKCMKQVQDVIERLWDFIDRLDINTFGKFLADNIVGSVVVFSLLFWIPLSILVHCVDKKLDQQYEKDSKSFLYPSQQMVVEVCSRALNSEVRDAEWSGVNSHVHSETPSSGFITSTTYGPRRFTITGDVYRPKPNQPLRRTQSRSAANGHYRGATQRGLLTPGRGDAGGKLPSERHSCQVLRGPHRTGNANPRGQETAEEASAH
- the adam17a gene encoding disintegrin and metalloproteinase domain-containing protein 17a isoform X3; amino-acid sequence: MEFFIFYLFLFAPLSVRCAVTPVSVEEDLRSQEEAPEFDTLSSLLSDFEVLPASSLHLHSLKKRDVDPQSHVDRLVSFTALERHFKLYLTTNTELFTEDLKAVFVDKNGNEDQYEVQLQNYFKGHVVGEEHSRVQAHIDGDEFSAHILTNEAEYNVEPLWRFTETPADGRLLVYRSEDIKNISRLSSSKVCGYVNTNAEDMLPLEARGVGHDEDEEEPHEREKRSSSNHGKKNTCTLLLVADYRFFKHMGRGEESTTINYLIELIDRVDDIYRNTSWDDEFIGYGVQIHQILINKEPTTVVPGGIHYNMKGSPLGRKDGVWDVKKLLEQFSYDIADNASAVCLAHLFTYQDFDDGTLGLAYVAPSKPNGLGGLCPKPYKPSHSHKGKDYYLNTGLTSTMNYGKTILTKEADLVTTHELGHNFGAEHDPDNILDCAPSDDKGGKYVMYPIAVSGDHDNNKRFSSCSKSSVIKSLKMKAQLCFKERNRKLCGNSRVEEDEDCDPGLLHLSNDPCCTSNCKFKPIAQCSDRNSPCCKGCQFENSEKICQENITATCKGISKCTGFSSECPSPGNLANETECVDKGRCRNGECKPFCEAVHNLESCACNETENSCKVCCRNTYGLCTPFSMGEGKFLYLRKGKPCTVGFCDGAGKCMKQVQDVIERLWDFIDRLDINTFGKFLADNIVGSVVVFSLLFWIPLSILVHCVDKKLDQQYEKDSKSFLYPSKLEMPSGPESTPMCILRPHHLASLPARHTGPVVSPSQETFTAQSPTSLSGAPRADLQRMDTIEEQPSGDSSHQDEEMQEESFPLSGTAARSFEDLTAQGTPTHGDKRRLKRQARIESKETEC
- the adam17a gene encoding disintegrin and metalloproteinase domain-containing protein 17a isoform X4, which gives rise to MEFFIFYLFLFAPLSVRCAVTPVSVEEDLRSQEEAPEFDTLSSLLSDFEVLPASSLHLHSLKKRDVDPQSHVDRLVSFTALERHFKLYLTTNTELFTEDLKAVFVDKNGNEDQYEVQLQNYFKGHVVGEEHSRVQAHIDGDEFSAHILTNEAEYNVEPLWRFTETPADGRLLVYRSEDIKNISRLSSSKVCGYVNTNAEDMLPLEARGVGHDEDEEEPHEREKRSSSNHGKKNTCTLLLVADYRFFKHMGRGEESTTINYLIELIDRVDDIYRNTSWDDEFIGYGVQIHQILINKEPTTVVPGGIHYNMKGSPLGRKDGVWDVKKLLEQFSYDIADNASAVCLAHLFTYQDFDDGTLGLAYVAPSKPNGLGGLCPKPYKPSHSHKGKDYYLNTGLTSTMNYGKTILTKEADLVTTHELGHNFGAEHDPDNILDCAPSDDKGGKYVMYPIAVSGDHDNNKRFSSCSKSSVIKSLKMKAQLCFKERNRKLCGNSRVEEDEDCDPGLLHLSNDPCCTSNCKFKPIAQCSDRNSPCCKGCQFENSEKICQENITATCKGISKCTGFSSECPSPGNLANETECVDKGRCRNGECKPFCEAVHNLESCACNETENSCKVCCRNTYGLCTPFSMGEGKFLYLRKGKPCTVGFCDGAGKCMKQVQDVIERLWDFIDRLDINTFGKFLADNIVGSVVVFSLLFWIPLSILVHCVDKKLDQQYEKDSKSFLYPSLEMPSGPESTPMCILRPHHLASLPARHTGPVVSPSQETFTAQSPTSLSGAPRADLQRMDTIEEQPSGDSSHQDEEMQEESFPLSGTAARSFEDLTAQGTPTHGDKRRLKRQARIESKETEC